The Priestia megaterium NBRC 15308 = ATCC 14581 region CTTAGCGAAATCAAAACTAATGCAAGGACTTGTATTTGATGATGATTTGAGAGCATTGATGAAAAAAGATGTTGAACAATCGATACAAGCGCTGGGAGAATTACAGGCAGTTTATCAACGTGCACCTTTTGAAGCCCCTGTTCCTCAAAACCGGCCAACACCAATAATCAATTGAAAAGGAGGTAAATTCAGTGAATCATGACTATTTAGATCCTATAAACTCGCTACACGTACCAGAGCTCGCAGATACTACATTTGCGATGGACTTTCTTCTTCGTGCCAAGGAAGGTGTTCGCAATATCGCAGTCGCATTAACGGAGTCCGCATCACCTGATGTTAGAACCCTCTTACGAGAACAGTTAATGCAAGGGATTGCCATGCACCAAGAAATTACAGAACTAATGATTAGTAAAAAATGGTTCCATCCATACGAATTAAGTGAACAATATCAACTAGACCAACTCTCTGCCAACAATACATTGATGATTGGCAAAATGAATTTATTTCCTGTTGAGACCAACAGAAAAGGTCTGTTTGACCGAACACCTGATGAACACTAACACTGGAGGATATCTATCATGAAGGCAGTAACGTATCAAGGTATTAAAAATGTTGTAGTCAAAGAAGTTCCAGATCCAAAGATTCAAAAACGAGATGACATGATTATTAAAGTAACCAGTACAGCTATATGCGGGTCTGATTTACATTTAATTCATGGCATGATTCCTAACCTGCAAGAAAACTATGTGATTGGCCATGAACCAATGGGAATCGTCGAAGAAGTTGGTCCAGATGTGACGAAAGTAAAAAAGGGAGATCGTGTTATTATTCCTTTTAATATAGCATGCGGTGAATGTCTTTACTGTAAAAACCATTTGGAAAGCCAATGTGATAATTCCAATGATAATGGTGATATGGGTGCCTATTTCGGATATTCTGGTACGACGGGTGGTTATCCAGGTGGACAAGCTGAATATTTAAGAGTTCCGTTTGCCAACTTTACTCATTTCAAAATTCCAGAGACTTGTGAAGAACCAGATGAAAAGTTAGCAGTTATTGCCGATGCAATGACTACTGGTTATTGGAGTGTTGACAATGCAGGCGTAAAGGGTGGAGATACAGTTATTGTTCTTGGCTGTGGTCCGGTTGGCCTTTTTGCTCAAAAATTCTGTTGGCTAAAAGGAGCAAAGCGTGTCATTGCCGTAGATTATGTAGATTATCGTTTGCAACACGCCAAACGTACCAACAAAGTTGAAATTGTAAATTTCGCACATTTTGAAAATGCAGGAATGCATTTGAAAGAAATGACGAAGGGCGGCGCTGATGTTGTCATCGATGCAGTTGGTATGGACGGTAAAATGACTGATATGGAGTTCCTTGCGAGTGGAATGAAACTGCAGGGCGGAGCATTTGGTGCGTTTATCATGGCTTCACAAGCAGTACGTAAAGGCGGGACAATCCAAGTTACAGGCGTTTACGGTGGCAAATATAATGGATTCCCAATGGGAGATATTATGAACCGAAACGTCAATATTCGCTCTGGACAAGCACCTGTAATTCACTATATGCCATATATGTTTGAATTAGTTTCGACCGGAAAAATTGATCCAGGAGATGTCGTGAGTCATGTACTTCCACTTAGTGAAGCAAAGCGTGGCTATGAGATTTTTGACACCAAAATGGATAATTGTATAAAAGTCTTGTTAAAACCTTGAGGAAGGAGGTAGAAAAAATGAATTACGCTTTACATGAAGTTCTTGAGGTCCATGAAATGGCTGCATTTAAGACCAATTGTTTGACTAAGTCCAAAACGATGAGAGGATTAGTTACAGATCAGCAATTAAAAGATATTATGCAGCAAGACATAGATGTATCTACGAGACAATTACAAGAATATACTTCTATCCTTTCCAACGCTAAGCAGTAAAAGAGGAGATGAATGAACATGAATCCAATTATTGAAAATTTAACTGGCATGAATGCCCTATCGGATCAAGTGGTTGCAATGGATTTATTGATTGCAGCTAAAAGTGGAGTTAGAAATTATGCCATGGCAGTTACGGAGGCCGGAACGCCTGAAATTAAAGAAATGCTCACTCGCCATTTAGTGGAAGCTCTTGATATGCATGAACAAATTTCTGCATACATGGTGGAAAAAGGATGGTACCATGCTTGGGATACAAATGAACAAATCACTTTAGATTTAAATAATATCGATACAGCGT contains the following coding sequences:
- a CDS encoding spore coat protein, with product MNHDYLDPINSLHVPELADTTFAMDFLLRAKEGVRNIAVALTESASPDVRTLLREQLMQGIAMHQEITELMISKKWFHPYELSEQYQLDQLSANNTLMIGKMNLFPVETNRKGLFDRTPDEH
- a CDS encoding spore coat protein, translating into MNPIIENLTGMNALSDQVVAMDLLIAAKSGVRNYAMAVTEAGTPEIKEMLTRHLVEALDMHEQISAYMVEKGWYHAWDTNEQITLDLNNIDTALNLPTL
- a CDS encoding zinc-dependent alcohol dehydrogenase → MKAVTYQGIKNVVVKEVPDPKIQKRDDMIIKVTSTAICGSDLHLIHGMIPNLQENYVIGHEPMGIVEEVGPDVTKVKKGDRVIIPFNIACGECLYCKNHLESQCDNSNDNGDMGAYFGYSGTTGGYPGGQAEYLRVPFANFTHFKIPETCEEPDEKLAVIADAMTTGYWSVDNAGVKGGDTVIVLGCGPVGLFAQKFCWLKGAKRVIAVDYVDYRLQHAKRTNKVEIVNFAHFENAGMHLKEMTKGGADVVIDAVGMDGKMTDMEFLASGMKLQGGAFGAFIMASQAVRKGGTIQVTGVYGGKYNGFPMGDIMNRNVNIRSGQAPVIHYMPYMFELVSTGKIDPGDVVSHVLPLSEAKRGYEIFDTKMDNCIKVLLKP